The Lactuca sativa cultivar Salinas chromosome 2, Lsat_Salinas_v11, whole genome shotgun sequence genome includes the window TAAGAAAGATAAAACATGTAATGGGTACAATCAGTCATCCGACCGGTATACCCCGAACCAATCAGTCATTGGACTGGAATGCCTCGGCCCAATCAGTCATCGaattggaatgccaacatgcaacgggtccaatcagtcatcagactagaataccctagcccaatcagtcatcagatTGGAATGCCTTCGATCAGGCATCAGAATGGAATGCCCTAGTCTGTTGGCTTACACACATAGCAGTGAAGCCTCAACCCAAACCACACTATGTAGACATATGTAACAGAtaaaacatataacaacaaacaaataattatgcagatctaacagatactataacatagcaacatcctatatactaggatacttAACCTAGTGGTCTgacattgatgccttcgacccacaagtacaataATGAAAACTCATGCACACATATAATAAAACCACCAGAGTCTAAGAAGGTTGATCACCTACACCTCATATCACTAACCTCTACTTAGCTAGTATTCGAGTATCACTTAATAAtacttaataatattctttatcaTTCCCTGTTATTACCTTTATAACAATTGATTCAAACTTAATTACGTGTCTTGATTACGTTCAGCCTATCTCACTCTTGACCATAAAAATAATCTAGCCATTCGATAAGATACATTACATATAATTAACTAACTCGTTAAATGAATGATATTTAAATGTTGTTGTCTAATATTACCCAATCGTCATCATGTATTTATAATCTACTCCATACATCCGTAAATTCATCTATGAATAATTAAACCAAATCATATTTACATAAATATTTTCTGTTTAATTGAAATCTTGATAATCATTTTGTTTAGATTGAATTAGTCCATATCCCATAGGTAAAGTTTTTTCTACCTCATATGTAATGATGCTCACTTTAACCCAAAATCACTAGCTAAGCCCAATTATTTTAGTAGTTCATTGTTCAACCCATCTAAATTAAACCTAATTTCCAATATATGATAAGCAATAATCAGTTGTATACCTCCTGATAGCGTTGATATCTAGCAAGACCATTCTCTTCCCTCCGTCGGCACCCTTCTTCCATTCCAACGACATTAGCTACTCCAGCAACGCCCATAATGGACAACACTTAATGCAAGGATTAACCAACCAAAGCTGCATCTTCGGTTCTTCGTTTCCACTGCCTTCTTTACACTAGAATCGATGTTTCAACAACACCTATGGAGATGAAGGTGAGGCAAAAAAACGAAAGGAAGGCTCGACGATGTCTAGACCTAACCACATCCGAGATTTCCCTTCAGTTGCTAGGAAGGAATTGACCTGAATCATCCATCAGTTCCTGCTTGCTTGAGTGACATTCTCCGATGAACAGTTCCCGTCGTCGATAAATTGTAGCTCCCTCTTAGAACTTTTCTCTTTTCTTGTTTCTCCAACGAGATACACACACAACAAAACATACACACCCACTCTTGACAGACCCAACGACTTTCTCACTCACCCTAAACCCTAAAGTCTTCAATGCTAGGATATATATTGATAATTATGGTTGGGTTTAATGCCTTTTAGGTCGAGTCCTTGCAGGTCCTAGAGAGGGGAAAATGACATGCTGCGCACTTGTGAGGGTAATACAGAAGAAGACAACGAAGTTCTGAAACTTGGCAAGTCCAATCCCTAGGATTTGTCATAACGAAGTAATATACCCTAACTTCAACATAACTTAACCAAAGTGGTTTCTGAAAATACCAATTTGCACCCTAGACATACAAGTataaatttaatcaaaataatttaatttatttaattaaatcaccaataatccttttattatattttatatatttttttagttttgattATTATTTCTATTATCactgttattattatttattcatatagTTAATTATTTGACCATTATGTAGCAAAAtcctataaatatattttaaatcaattaaaaGGCTAAAGACTCCTTATTTGAATATAATCAATTATTCTAATATTTATATTCCTCTAAAAATATTAAACCGAAACACAATGTTATAGGGTTTTTCATCAATTTGAGAGCTGACTTGTTATCAATGTGAAGGACAACCAGATCAGATAGAACTCCAGTTAAAGCATGGATCATATGGCGTATCCATTTTCCTTGAAAAGCTACAATGGCTATAACCATGAATTCAGCCTCACATGAAGACAATGCAAATGTTTGTTGATTTTGTGAGCACCATGTCACAAGATTCTCATTAAGGTAATAAGCCATTCCAACCGTGGTCCTCCTGTCATTAACATCCTTAGCTAGATCAATCTCAGTGTATCCTGTGATCACATTCTCATTATCTCCTTTGTTACAAGTCAAGACAAAATCAAGTTTTCCTTTTACATACCCTAGTATGTGTTTCACGAATTGCATGTGCATACTTATGGGTTTCTTCATAAACCTACTTACCATTCCCACTGCAAAGAAAATTTTAGAACGAGAATGTGTGAGATACCTCAATGCACCCATAAGGCTTCTATAATCTGTTGGATTTACTAACTGCCTTTCTCATCTTTCTTCAATTTTAACTTTGATTCCATGGGATATTTAGAAGAATTACAGTCACTCATCCCAAAATTTTCAAGAAGCGTTTTTTGCATATGCCTTTTGTATTAAGcaaatttctcctttatttagaGTCACTTCCAAACCAAGGTAGTAAGCAAGCATTCCCCAATCACTCATCTCGAAttctttgttcattttctctttGAAATTGGTGATGTCATCATCATAGCTACCAGTAACAATTAAGTCGTTAACATATACACCAATTGTTAATAAATTTAAATTCTTCTTCCTTGAATAAACCGCATGTTCTTGGTCATTTGACAAAACCAAGACTTTTCAAGTATTTTTTGACTCGAGAATTCCATGCTTTTAGAGCTTGTCGAAGACCATAAATAGCCTTTAACAGCTTATACACTTTTTGGGGATGTTGGTTGTTCACGAAACCTTTAGGTTGTGAAACGAAAACTTCTTCATCAAGTTCTCCATTCACGAAAGCTGATTTAACATCAAGATGGTGTATTTTCCTGCCATTTATACTAGTGAGAGCAAGTAAAATCCATATTGTTTCAATTCGAGCAACGGGTGCAAACACTTCATCGTAGTCTATGCTGGGTTTTTTTCACATATCCTTTAGCCATAAAGAATAGAGATATTGAATGAAACTGTATATCTTCAATTTCTTGTATATCAGATACGAGGGGTACATCAGTTTAAATACACATACaggaaagtataaataaagtggaGATATAAACTCCTACATATCTGCTATGGCTATTTGACTGAAAGACTAATTCACAAAGTAATATACACGTGTTTGTTTAATGCTATTACCCCCCAGCAAGCTCAAGAGCGGGAAGAACTTGAAGCTTGGAACGAAGAAATGAAACACGATCTTTGCCTAAGGGTTTGGTGAATATATCTGCCAATTGATCAACAGAGGACACATGACATATGTTTAGCTCACCATCCTCTACTTGCTCTCAAATAAAATGAAAATCTAAAGCAATGTGCTTTGATCTAGTACTGATAACAGGGTTCTTGGACATAAAAATGGCTCCTACATTATCGCAAAGTAATAGTGGTGGAGTGTGAATTGGAGCTTGAAGATCAATAATCAACTGTTTTAGCCACATGAGTTCAACAGTGGTATAAGCTAGAGATCGATACTCAGCTTCTGTACTAGATCTTGCaacaactttttgttttctagaagtccagctaatgaGGTTTGAACCATGGAAAATAGCAAAACCATATTGTGATCGATTGTCATCTGTGTCAGAAATCCACCCAGAATCAGAAAAGGCATGTAATCCTTTGGATTTAGTAGGTGTGAAGTGTAAACAATGAGTAATCATTCCCTTGAGATATCTTAGAATACGTTTGACAACTTGCCAATGTCGATTTGTTGGTGAATGCATAAATTGACACACACACGATTTATTGAGTAGGCAATGTCAGGTCTAGTGATTGTTGCATACTGAAGTGACCCTACTACTTGCCTGTATAACTTTGGATCACTAAACGGATCACCAACCTTTTGTAGTCGACTGACGGATCAGCAGGTGTAGACATAGGTGAAGCTAATGACATATTACTCCTGTTGAGAATACCTGTGACATATGCTTGTTGTGACAAGGTTAGTTCAGATTTAGTCTTGTGAATTTGTAACCCAAGAAAAAAAATGCAGGTCTCCAAGATCCTTGAGTGAGAATATCCGATTCAATTCATCAATAAAGACTTGAAGTTGAAGATTATTAGTACCTGTGATAATCAAATCGTCCACATAGACTAAAACATAAATGGTAACAGTAGGAGTAATATGAACAAATATCGAGGTGTCAGCTTGACAAGCACGAAAGCCATGGGAGACTAGATAATTTTTGAGCTTTGTAAACCAAGCTCTCGGTGCCTGTTTAAGGCCATAAAGAGCTTTATTCAACGACAGACATGATGAGGGTAATTTCGATCTTCAAAGCCCCTTGGTTGTTTCATATACACCACTTTTGATAGACCGCCATTAAGAAAGGCGTTATTGATATCCAATTGTCGAATGTACCAGCCTTGAGAGAGAGCAATCGATAGCACCAGTCTAATTGTTGTCGGTTTAATGACCGGACTGAACGTATCAAAATAGTCCACGCCTTCTTCTTGACTGAAACCTTGAGCAACTAGTCGCGCTTTGTATCTGTCAATTGTACCATCCGATCGTATCTTGAACCTGTAAATCCACTTAGAACCAACAATATTGACATTAGTAGGATAAGGAACAAGTGACCACCTGTTATTTTTCATGAGAGCCTCATATTCTGATCGCATCGCATCTTGCCAACATTTGTGTTTAATTGCGTGAGAAAAAGGCGAGGTTCAATGGTAAGGTTATGAGAAAGATCGACAGTGAATATCTTGGGTTTGAGAGAGTTTATGCATGCATGGGTGACCATCGAGTGTTGGCTATTTTCAGCTGGTCGAAAAATGGATGTAGTTGGCGGAGGTTGGGAAGTATTAGAAGAGATGTGTGGTGATAACTGAGGGACAGGGGATGAAGGGTTTGTAGAAGGAAAGACTGATGGGCTAGACGAAGTAATAGGTGGACCAGGGGTGATAGTTGGGCCTGATGGGCTGGTTGAAGGAATGAAAGAAGCTGAGCTTGGTGGATTAGGAATTTGGGTTGGATTTTCAATGACAACTGTAGGTGAAGGATCAGAAGATGTGGATGTGTTGGGATCGTTACTTGATTGTTGAGGTTTGTTTAAATGTTGATAAGGAAAGAAATCCTCATTAATATGACATGACGTGAAATATATATACGAGAGGTGTGTGGATGAAGGCATATATAACCTTTATGAGAGGCGCTATAGTTAAGAAAAATACAAGGTTTGGAATGAAAGTCAATTTTATGAGGTATATGGTCTCAAATATGGATAATAAAGACATCCTAAGGTTTTTAAAAAATCATAATCGGGTATCTTGTGGTATAAACGTTGATATGGTGACTCATAAGCTAGACTAGGAGTGATGGTTCGGTTATGTAGATAGGTAGTAGTTTTGAAAGCATGTTCCCAAAAAAATTGAGGAAGTGAGGATTGAGCTAGAAGGGTGAGACCTTTTTCAACAATGACTCGATTTTGACGTTCGACAGCTCCATTTTGTTCTGGAGTATGAGTACAAGAGAGACGGTGTGAAATACCACGCTGATGAAGAAACTTAGAAACATTTTGATATTCTCCCCCCAGTCAGTCTGTAAACTTTTGATATCACATTGAAATTGGGTTTTTATCATTGTTCGAAACTGTAagaaagtttcaaaaacttgagATTTTTGTGATAAGAAATAAACCCATACAAATTTAGTGCAATCAttaataaataagacaaaatagCGACTTCCATTAAAAGAAAAAACAGGGGAAGGTCCCCAAACATCATAATAAACTATTTCAAATGGTTTTGAGGATGTTACATGAGAACTAGGGAGATGAAGTCTATGACTTTTTCCTAGTTGACACGACTCACAAACCGTAGGAAATTTATTTGTAGACACGGGAAGATGGAATGTAGAAACTAAACGTCGAAGAAGCGGTTCATGTGGATGTGCAAGTCGCTTGTGCCATCCATGAAGTGAGGTGCGACTACCGGTAAAAGCTTTGTGAGTATGAGAGGGAGGTAGTCGATAAAGGCCTTCATGTTTATCCCCTTGAAGGATTGTTTGTCCCTGAAATGTCTTAACAGAACATGATTTATGCCAAAATTCCATATAAACATCATTATCTTCTGTCAATTTTGAAACACTAAGAAGATTTTTAGTAATGTTAGGAACAATTAATACATTTGGCAATTTTAGATGAGATATAGAAGATGAGCCAACATGAGAAATTGACAAGTGATTACCATTTCCTACTTGAAGCTTTTCATCCCCTGTGTATAAATCAGCTATGTTCAGCTTGGTAATGTCTGGAGAAACATGATCAGTAGCATCAGTATCAAAATACCAAGCTGGATCAATAGATGATGGGCTGTGCTGATGGGCTAAAAGAGTTTGGTGCTGGTTTGCTTTAGGATTGGGCCTTCTAGATGGAAAATCTATTTGGTTTCCCCTTTTCCAGCAATCAATAGCTTCATGACCAGGTTTAGTACATATTTGACAAATTGGGCATCGTCTCCTCTGGTCAGAGCTACGATTTGCATTAGAAGAATTTTCCCTTTGAGCAACATTTGATGGAGTACTTGATCCGTGACCGGCATAGGAGTGAGATGAGCGATGATTTGATCGATTTACAGTTAGGGCGGCAGTGGGGGCTTGTGAGACGGACGCAAGGCGAGCATGATCTTGTTCAAGTCTAGCTTCTTCCTGTAACAAAAGACCTATGAGATCATCAACTGTTAGAGTTTCAGATTTCATCATAAAAGCAGTAATGAAACTACCATAAGATGAGTCCAAGCCAGCAAGAATGTAGTTGACTAGGTCTTCTTCATGAACTGGGCGTAAGTTCTCTGCTAAAGAATCAGCCAATGACCTTTTCCTTTCAATGTATTCCATCATGGTCATTGACCCTTTTGTAAGAGTTTGAAGTTGATTTCTTATTTGCATATGACAAGCCCTAGTTTGAGCTTGATACAAAGTCTCAATAGTTTGCCACGCTGTGTAAGAAGAGTTTGAGCGGGCAACCGGAGCATGAGCTTGATCCGTCATTGTGGATTTGAGCCATAATAAGACAAACCTATCACGTTTCTTCAAGACAACATAATCGGGGTTTGGTGTTGTGGTGGCAGGAACAGCAGCAACCGCCGGAGTAGAGTCAGTGGCTGGAATGGCTGCAACAGCAGGAACAGTTATTGTTTCAGTCGGTGGTTGAGGATTCAGAACATAATCTTCCAGATTGAAGGCTTCAAGGGATGCGATAATATTTGTGCACCAAAGTGGGTAGTTGGTGCGATCAAGTTTCACAGTgatttttggtatttgaaaaTTCAAGGTGGGGGCTGTGGTAGTAGCCAGATTGAGAATGCTTGGAGATGCAGATGCCATAGCGAAGAAAAATCAAAGTATtataagctctgataccataaagAGTAGAGATATTGAATGAAATTTTATATCTTCAATTTCTTGTTTATCAGATACGAGGGGTACATCAGTTTAAATACACATACAGGAAAGTATAACTAAAGTGGAGATATAAACTCCTACATATCTGCTATGGCTATTTGACTGAAAGACTAATTCACAAAGTAATATACACGTGTTTGTTTAATGCTATTAAGCCATAAGTCTCCCCTTATTTGTCACTATATTACCTTTGGGATCTCTTTTTACTTTGTAAACCCATTTTACACCTATAGGTTTCCTGTTTGGCGGCAAGTCAACAAGCTTCCAGGTTTTATTTTTCCTTGTTGCTTCAATTTCACTTTTCATTGATTTTAACCAAATTTCATCTTGTTGAGCTATTGTGAATGACTCGGTTCCACCTTCATGAAATAGTAACATTGCTTCACAATTGGCATATATCATTGAGTGATATGAGTCGTATAGAAGCTTCATCACTCGAACTTGAATCTTCTGACGATAAGGTGTACGGTGAGTGAACTGGTTCATCTTGACTTGGTTGTGTAGTATGAGATGAAGTCTTCTGCTCATCATTGTTAGGTTGATCATCTATGAGTTCAACTGTACATGTAGTGTGAAACTTGCTTGATTCCTCCTAATTCCATGCTCAATCTTCTTCAAGTACAACATTTCTAATAGTATAAATTTTTTCAGCT containing:
- the LOC122196620 gene encoding secreted RxLR effector protein 161-like, producing MESKLKLKKDEKGMGMVSRFMKKPISMHMQFVKHILGYVKGKLDFVLTCNKGDNENVITGYTEIDLAKDVNDRRTTVGMAYYLNENLVTWCSQNQQTFALSSCEAEFMVIAIVAFQGKWIRHMIHALTGVLSDLVVLHIDNKSALKLMKNPITLCFGLIFLEEYKY